In Paludibacter propionicigenes WB4, the genomic window AGGAACCGAGCATCCTATGGTACTTTATAAGCGTTTTCGTGGACAGGAGCCAACTATTGATGCTTTGCTGAAAAGAAATGGTATTGTAAAAAAATAAATATCCGTCTCATCGATTTCAAAAAACAATGCTTTTTTAGCATATTCTAATTCTATTATTTGTATTTATGAAAGCTAACTCATTCATCATGTTACTGATTTCAGGATTGTTGTGTGCATGCAATTCTACACCACATTATGCAAGCTTTAATGATTACCCTGTTTACGAAGGTTCGGATTTGGAGCTAATCTACTCGGCACAGTCATCTAAGTTCAGAGTTTGGGCTCCTACAGCTTCTGAGGTTAAGCTATTGCTTTACGATAACGGATACGATGGTGGAGCATATCAGACTCATGATATGAAGCGCTCGGAAAAAGGAACGTGGACATTAAAAATCGATGAGGATTTAAAAGGAAAATTTTACACTTTTCAGGTCAAAATAAACGAACGTTGGCTTGCCGAAACTCCTGGTATGTGGGTTAAAGCTACCGGAGTTAATGGCAAACGTGCTGCTATTATCGACCTAGCCGAAACCAACCCGGCGGGCTGGGAAAACGATGTTCGTCCACCGTTGAAAAACTTTACGGACATCATGCTGTACGAGGTTCACGTTCGTGACTTCTCTGTTTCGCCGAATTCAGGAATGAAACACAAAGGGAAATTTTTGGCATTTACTGAAAGAGGTACAAAAAATTCGGCTGGCGAATCGACTGGTATTGATCATTTGAAAGAACTGGGTATCACCCATGTTCACTTGTTACCTTCATTTGACTTTGCCTCTGTAGACGAAACAAAACCGGCTGAAAATAAATACAATTGGGGATATGACCCGTTGAACTACAACGTTCCGGAAGGTAGTTACTCCACAAATCCCAAAGATCCTGCCTGTCGCATTCGCGAATTCAAAGAAATGGTTCAGTCGCTCCACAAAGCAGGAATCAGAGTGGTAATGGATGTGGTGTATAATCACACAGCCATGGGGAAAAATTCTCATTTGGACTTATTGGCTCCCGGTTATTTTTACCGACAAAATCCAGACAGCACATGGTCCAATGCGTCCGGCTGTGGAAACGAAACTGCCTCCGAACGTGGTATGATGCGTAAATTTATTGTTGAATCGGTGGTTTATTGGGCGACAGAATATCATGTTGATGGATTTCGGTTCGATTTAATGGGAATACACGATATCGAAACCATGAATGCAGTCCGCACAGCGCTGGATAAAATAGACAAAACGATATTTATGTATGGCGAAGGTTGGACAGCAGCAAATTCGCCGCTTGAAGAAGCTAAGCGCGCCGTTAAGAAGAATGCTAAGAAGCTTGACAACATCGCAGTATTTAGCGATGATATTCGTGACGCATTGAAAGGAAGCTGGAAAAATGCATTGATTCCCGGGTTCGTATCAGGAGTTGACAGCCTGGAAGAAAGCGTGAAATTCGGCGTAGTTGGCGGCACTCAACACGATAGTATCAACTATTCCGGTCTACTGTATTCCAAAGCTCCTTATGTAAATAACCCAACGCAAACGATCAATTATGTTTCGTGTCACGACGACTTATGTCTGGTTGACAAACTAAAAGAATCAAGACCAGCAGGCGCAACCGACGAAGAGCTCGTTCGATTCAATAAATTAGCTCAAACCGTGGTATTTACGTCGCAGGGTGTGCCGTTTATTTATGCAGGAGAAGAACTTTACCGTACCAAAAAAGGAATACACAACACCTTCCAGTTGCCTGACTCAATCAATCAGATTAACTGGGATTCAAAAACTGCCCACAAAGACATTTTTGAATATTATAAAGGGTTGATTGCATTGCGTAAAGCCCATTCAGCATTTCGTATGCCCACACAGGAAATGGTTCAGCAGCATTTGAAGTTTATCAATATGAAAACACCTAATGTTGTTGCATTTATGCTATCCAATCATGTGAATGACGAAGTTTGGAAGGATATTCTCGTAATTTACAACGGCAATCGTAAACCTGTGCTTGTTCAGATACCTGAAGGAGAGTGGAATTTGGTGTGTCACGATGGAAAAATCAATCTGAACGGTATCGCACAGCTTGATAATACCACATTTATTGTAGCACCTTCGTCGGCCAGTATTATGTATGTGAGATAATTTTTATCTACAATGAAAATTTAATCCAATCAAACTTCATTTTATGAAAAAAACGATTCTATCTATATTATTCTGCTTAGGTTTCATATTTCTGTCGGCTCAGGATATACCCGAACATATATCGTATACAAGAATTTATGATTATCTTGATGAGTTAGCTACCGATAATATCATCGAACTGAATTCAGTAGCCAAACCCTATTCCAGAACATTTATTGCAGAAAAACTTTTACAGGCGCAAAGTAAAAAAGACAAACTGAATAAAAGACAGCGTGATGAATTGCGATTTTTTCTGAATGAATATGCATTGGAGCAAGACAAGCTACCATCTACAAGCCTAACCATCAGTCGGAATGAAAACCTAACTTTTGCAGGCATTCAACCGGGTTTGAGCTATCGCGACAGCTTATTCAGAGTAAAGATAACTCCTTTATTGGGTATGCACATTACCCGAAATTCAAACGGATCGATTACTAAACGGTGGTATGGAGCCGAGTTTCAGGCAATGTTTGGAGAGCATTTAAGTGTTTATGGAAGTCTCCGCGATATCTCTGTTGATGGACCACTTTTAGCACGTCCGGGCTATTTGAATGACTTTCCGGGTTATGAATATAAAGAATCTGCTTCCGGTGGTGATTTCAGCGATTCACGCGGTGGCATTAAGTACGCCTGGAAGTGGGGTTCCATCGGATTGGTGAAAGACAATGTAATGTGGGGAGATAATTATCACGGATCAAACATTCTATCGGGCAGGGCACCATCATTTCCAATGCTGACATTGCATTTGAAACCGACAAAATGGTTCGAAATGCAATACTTCCATGGTTGGCTGGTTTCCGATATAATAGATTCAACCCGTTATTATATGGATAATCTGGGAGCTAAACATTATAGGATGAAAAACAAATTCATCGCTGCCAATATGTTTACTTTTACGCCTGTCGAAAAATTGAACCTGTCGATTGGAAATTCAATCATTTATGCCGAAGACAACGTACAGCTGGGTTATTTTATTCCTATTGCATTCTATAAATCAATAGATCATACACTTACAAAAGGATTGAACCTCGAAAATCAAAATTCTCAGGTATTTTTAAATTTCAGTTCAAGAAATATCAAACACCTGCATCTTTTTACCTCAGTATATGCCGACGAAATTAGCTGGGGAAGATTTGCACCAAAAAGTGAACAAAGAAATCCTATTTCCTATAAAATTGGTGCTGATGTCAGTAATTTCCCGATAGAAAATCTATCCGTAATTGCAGAATTTACGAATACAAATATCATCAATTATAAACACTCAATCCCGGCGCTTACCTGGGC contains:
- the pulA gene encoding type I pullulanase, giving the protein MKANSFIMLLISGLLCACNSTPHYASFNDYPVYEGSDLELIYSAQSSKFRVWAPTASEVKLLLYDNGYDGGAYQTHDMKRSEKGTWTLKIDEDLKGKFYTFQVKINERWLAETPGMWVKATGVNGKRAAIIDLAETNPAGWENDVRPPLKNFTDIMLYEVHVRDFSVSPNSGMKHKGKFLAFTERGTKNSAGESTGIDHLKELGITHVHLLPSFDFASVDETKPAENKYNWGYDPLNYNVPEGSYSTNPKDPACRIREFKEMVQSLHKAGIRVVMDVVYNHTAMGKNSHLDLLAPGYFYRQNPDSTWSNASGCGNETASERGMMRKFIVESVVYWATEYHVDGFRFDLMGIHDIETMNAVRTALDKIDKTIFMYGEGWTAANSPLEEAKRAVKKNAKKLDNIAVFSDDIRDALKGSWKNALIPGFVSGVDSLEESVKFGVVGGTQHDSINYSGLLYSKAPYVNNPTQTINYVSCHDDLCLVDKLKESRPAGATDEELVRFNKLAQTVVFTSQGVPFIYAGEELYRTKKGIHNTFQLPDSINQINWDSKTAHKDIFEYYKGLIALRKAHSAFRMPTQEMVQQHLKFINMKTPNVVAFMLSNHVNDEVWKDILVIYNGNRKPVLVQIPEGEWNLVCHDGKINLNGIAQLDNTTFIVAPSSASIMYVR
- a CDS encoding capsule assembly Wzi family protein; amino-acid sequence: MKKTILSILFCLGFIFLSAQDIPEHISYTRIYDYLDELATDNIIELNSVAKPYSRTFIAEKLLQAQSKKDKLNKRQRDELRFFLNEYALEQDKLPSTSLTISRNENLTFAGIQPGLSYRDSLFRVKITPLLGMHITRNSNGSITKRWYGAEFQAMFGEHLSVYGSLRDISVDGPLLARPGYLNDFPGYEYKESASGGDFSDSRGGIKYAWKWGSIGLVKDNVMWGDNYHGSNILSGRAPSFPMLTLHLKPTKWFEMQYFHGWLVSDIIDSTRYYMDNLGAKHYRMKNKFIAANMFTFTPVEKLNLSIGNSIIYAEDNVQLGYFIPIAFYKSIDHTLTKGLNLENQNSQVFLNFSSRNIKHLHLFTSVYADEISWGRFAPKSEQRNPISYKIGADVSNFPIENLSVIAEFTNTNIINYKHSIPALTWASNGYNLGNYLGDNSKETYLAMRYKPVRGLDLNLSYVNAKHGNEYNYVRDGHAVDKIISQPSLGDITWSNKTLTFNAQYEIFSHAYAIVNVAYSNIQGYNVTSTPIVGEVRKTAQGYLDLFTPDFLQGKNTTVTIGFSLGF